GGCAACCGAACAAGTACCGCTGCTTTACTATAATCAAACTTTCtgaaaaaatatggattgaTATTGAAGTTTCCATGACCTGGAAAACTAGCAGGAAATTCTGGCCACTGCAAATAGttaagaggaaaaagaataagCATTCTCATTTTCAGTAGAAATGATATGTTGAAGATCCATCCTACAGAAATTAAGCTTATCTCAACGGTAGTAAGCACACATCCtattattttcatgttttttcttaacaaataaTGTGTACCTTCAAAGCACTAAGATAATCAACCAAGTCATCTTCGAATGCACATCCTCTTGAAGAAGAATTTTGATCTTTCCAGGGGAAATCTTGCATCCATAAACCTTGACTTTTGTTGTTCCAATCAACATAGATTAAATTTGCAGTGTGTACAACCATTCTTATTCCTCGAGGATAGACAAGAAATATTGCTTTAGAATGGTGAGTCCCAAAAGATATGGGTAGTGGTGGTTTGTGCAAAATCCAATTAGCAGGCTTCTTCCTCTATGATCCATATAAACCCACGGTTAAATTCTGCCAacataaatgtaaatttagtttgaattcAGACGCTCTACCTTCATGTTATCCAGTGTTCCATCACCCTCGCCATGAATAACCAGCACCTGAGGAACTTTTGCAAGAGCAGGACATGCTGCATGTGCACCAATATAAAAAGGATCGCAAATACATTATGGAAAAACTTTGGTCTGGACACAACCAAATGAACCACAACAAAGTCACGTAACACTTGTCTgacttaaaattaaatgctTGTAGAACCAGAGTAAATAATGGAAAAACTACTgtttaagataaataaataaataaataatgacaaGAAGATTCAGAAACTGTATGTATAATGAACGACTGAatgcaataaaaaattgaatattatgtTGGCCTAGCTAGTAAACTGTTCATGCATATGTTACTTAAATTACACTGAAACAACTCCAATGATCCAAGAGGAAGTGAATGAATATGAAACAACTACATAATGTAAAAAAGTTTCACGAACTCACCAGGTATTAACCAATCAATATCCACCATGTAATTTGACAGGACAGCGAAGAGAATGTCTCCCTGagagataaaaacaaaatttccatTGCCATATAAAATTACGTGTTAAAATCCTAACAGTTCAAATATATCTTGAAGAACCCCACCAGGTATAGAATAAAACAACGTCACAACGGGAAATAACAAAACAGAGTGTATGTcactaaacaaaatttatcaatcaaTTCAGTACTCGGTAGTTGGTAGCTAACGTTCGtgaaaatggaagattaaCTAGCATGTCTCATTTTACCTGTATAATATCAGTAATCCTCACACATGATGTATTAGCCCATGGAGGCAGGCCTTTAACACTCAAAAGTCTGAAAGTCATTGGCAATCTATCGTCGGGAATGTGAAAATTGCGAATAGCTTCCACACTGTTGGCTTCCTTAGACTGCGAGGATCCAGATTGCATATTCTCCAAAGGGCTTCCCATTTCAGCCCTCTACACAAGTGTACAATAACATCAAatacagaaaagaaaaatcttcaattccaacaaccaaaattgaaaattccaCAAAGTGACTGAAcattataaaacaaagaagCAAGAATTAACAACTTCTTGACTAAACCTTAGCCACTCTCTCAGAAATTTTATCGTGTGCCACTTGTCGAACTCTCTTCTGTCCCAAATCCTCCGAGCCGGGCCTTGAATTGAAACAATGCGATGCATACTTGAAAGGATAATGGCCTGGAATCAACTCTATAACATCCCCGTCCCGAATTATCACACTTTCACGAGGACCAAGTTTCTTTCTACCATCACCAGAATTAATAACAACTGGATTCGTACCTTCctacaattaaaacaaataaatcttCATGCGATTACTCCACATGCAAACCTATATCAAGTTACATCAACAAAACTTCGGTAACAAGTGAGGGAAGGCGTAAGCTACCACAAGTAGTTTAGCAGAACCGTCAGTGGAGGTGGTAAGAGTGATGTGCTTGCGGCTGATCCTCTTCTCAGAAACGAGAACGTTGCTACGGCCGATGGAATTTGGGCCCTCAGAGAGACGTATTTTTAGCCCCGAATTGTCTACCTCCAGATTTTTATCAAGCGGAACCAAATACCCAACCTTCTTCCCGCAGGAGAAcacagaaaataaattagagaaaacaaataagaCAAAATAAGAGTAAGAGTAAATAACCCCACTGTGAGCTGAAAAGTCAGGACCTGGAGGCGAGCCATTTCTAAGCAGAGAAACGGTTGTAGAGTGAGAGGAGAAGGGCTTGATGAATACAATGGAGAAATAAGTTGACGTTGGCGATACTCTAGGGAGAGAAGCTTGAACGGAGAAGAGGAATATAGCAAAATCCGTGGGAATGACGATGAATATGGTGGCTTTACGGCGAGAAAAGCCGATGAACGACGGAGTTCGTTGCTGTTGTTGGCGCTGGCGGTACTGAAGCGGCGGGGAGGGAATGAACACATGCCACGGTGGCCAGACTCTGATGAAACGCACCGTATTGGGCCCCGGTCTTCTCTCTCCCTGATCctattttactctaatttttcttttattttctttttgaaaaagtattttgctttcattataattataattagttaaaaaaataataataaaaaatacattcaatcattgtttttataaattaaatttttcttagaCCTTAATTGCTCGTAACTTTTATGGTAAATGGAATTGCATTTGCAATAGATGTGTATagatttaaatgataaatttcaaTAGGTAGCATTACCTAGTTCTATTtctctttaaattaattcagtattatttttatggtttatttaagcattattttaattaaattcctataataataataatttaagattaaacCTTTTCAAGTGGTTACTACTGACTTTGGAAGCTTCAATTCAGTTGGtatgtatcaaatatattaattatattgtcCTCAACgcaaatttattaattcctGTGCAAATGTTGActcaatatttatatgtatatatattgctCAATATTATAACCAAATTTgcatcaaatatttgtttttataaattatgagattataaaatgtttttgtgtacttttaattcatttggTTTCTTTCCCAAAGTATAGCCAATAGTATAGAGCTTCAAAATTATgaggtttttaaaaaacagtaggttagttttgaatttaaattagaaaagagggcgagttcaaaataaattaggtAAAAtagatagtttttttttttttttttttagtggattttctttgttataattattttaaacatttatgtaccatttctttctatcctttcctatttattattataaatttttattttaataatttattattcatgtTATActtaatgatttttaaaattttccacaaatacatatttatttaattatatattaataattatatgcttaattaatttttacttaacgatttttaatttagtgatttttataataatttattatttctaatcttttattatacactttcaaattttttcaatCCCAatgataatttctttttttattttacttatatactttttttttcaatctatttATTAACCATGttcataataatttaaatttagttaaaacattaaaagaattaatccATTATAATGAtagtaattattttagtaatgataatgttaataatTTTACAACAATGAGAATAGTaatgataacaataataataatgataatgtcAATGATAAGTGTGATTGATTCatcattttaatgttttaattaattttaaatatgatgtATTTGGAtcaatcttttcaaaaatgatGTTGATTTAATAATAGTACGAACTCgatacatttaaaataacaagAGACAAAAGCATATAGATTgattacataaatttttttaaaaactcatttCTTAACCCTTAaattattgacaaaaatatcaaattattatgaaCATTGTTGTTAAATATATCGTGGAGAAAAACATACTAAAGAATTTGCCAAACAGACTAAAAATAGGGAGGTTcctagtaattttttttttaaataataaactattacaaaaagtatttaaaagtCATTAAgtagaaataattaataattaagtatgtaataatcaatatttgaCTAATTACCtaattctattaattaaatatgaatttgtgaaaatttaaaaaatcattaagtatataattaataaattattaaaatttaaaagtataaataataaaaatgaaatgagagaagaaaaaaaaagaacacttgtaaaaatggcaaaataagttgtAATAAATAAGTCGATAgcatacatattttattatttgcgaaaATTGCAAAAACGAAACCCAGTttacacatcaagaggtaaaatacCACAAATGCCcttattactaatatatgtttgatacactttaTACACGTATGATATACCTAATACACTCcctgatacacttgatacttcttgatacacgtgatacatttgattgatacacttgatgtacctgatactctttgatacactcgataccgAAACacactaatatatgtttgatacatcTGATACACTGCCTATACATTTAGTATTATTCatttatacaattgattgattaaatgcacttgatatgcttCAAGTAttacttatacacttgatatactattgatatacacttgtaaactcgattcatatacttgataatgattcactttactgacatactttaacaatatattgttgatatacttgataatgatacattgagttacatcattcatatacttaataatactctaatgaactgcataaaaattaaaaaaatgaaaattacgtaataaatatattaaccaactaatacatataatataagtatatcacaacactaACATACGAAACTGAGATAgagtaaaaccaaaaaattaatgtaaaaaaataaaacagaatcatttggaataaaattcaactcaaaatacacatcgaagaaagaaaaaaaaatcacaaataaagttaaattactccaATCAACAACcattgtattatattattcattcatATTACAACtattgtactattgatattttaaaattaagattaaaacataaataataaataatttttctagtataaaaataaacaaataattagggCTTTAAAAAGTGTgagcataaataaataacgaGTAGGAcgttaaaaagagaaagagaaataagCTATTGAACGGTAGTTtagaaataatatcaaatttaagatggagaaagaaaaccatacttacaaaattctaaaataaagtGCTATGGTTGGTGTATCATATTGTGAAAATGGTATCCTATcctatttctaaaaaataaaagtgagttgatgtttaaaataattataaaaactaaaatctactaaaataaaataaaacaaccaaTTTTAtctaatatgttttaaattcatccatttctcaatttaatttcaaaactagcatgctttttcaaaatatcaaagatTCTGTGCCAAAAGAACATATGTAGTGGCCGAGCCGAATTCCAAACTATGAATTTAATacacaataaatttaaatatttatgagaGCAAGTGCAATAATTACCGATTAGGCAACCAttgacctttttttcttaatactatctttaatttacaattatgatagagaaaaaatataccGAAGAAGGGAGAAGTAGATTCAGATTAAGggatgtatatgtatatatacaatatacaCACACTACTATATAAATGGGACCTCTCCACCAGTACTGAACACTAATTTCCTTCGGATTCTCTACACCTCCCGTAGGCTACAACTGCCCTTATTTGTTAATCTCTTTCTGaaattcaacatatatatatatatatataactaaagtAAAGTATAATACATGATATATATCACCAAAAATAAGTTGTCACCTAAGGGTATAGACTATTAACTTCTATGATCCCGACTCACTTTCTTCTACTTTGAGCAATCCAGATGAAAATGTCAAGTATATCAGCAACATAGTTCCCACGCACGACCTGCACCCATATATATTCATCATCattttatattgttaattataacTATATTCTACCTTCTATATATCTAATGTGTAACTATAGGCTTAATTGTGTTCTTTTACTGGTTTCTTGAAGTTTTTATTTCCTGTCCAATAGATGACTGTTACAGTAGCCTTTTCGTTTTATGTTTAATGATTTTGggagtttttaaaaagaaaaattgaatatgaCATAGACTTCGACCCCCccattcaatattttttagattttattgaaTGATGTTCAAAGACTTCTTTAAGATTTCACGTTTTAAAAGCTGTACCTTACAAATGAAGACAATGTGAACCTATCAAATATTAATGggtgaaaatgacaaaattaaacctaggacaacatatatatatatatatatatatatatatatatatatacagatttattgataaataactttcgtttttaaaattcatgtATTTActaatcataaatataaaaatttaaagtttaatatcAAATCCAATACATCAACAGTAAATTACTTTCggttaaaaattgtaaatagtttgaaaagttCGTTAAAAGTGAAATTCAAACGTTTGTGAGACATTCGCATTCATAAGCCAAAGTGATAGATACCGATTAAAAAGTGAGAAAGCACTGTTTCAAAAAAGGAATTAATTTCGTAATCAAAAGCTATGGTTAagataaaatcaaaagaaatgtGCTTACAGTGTGGCGcagaacaaaaaaatcttccTGGGGTCCAAGTACCAACTGCAAGGTTGTGTAGACCGCTTGAAGCTGTTTCGTCTCATGCTCAGCTTTTCGGCGCCGCTGCTCCTCTGGGTGCTACTAATCGCTGTCTCATGGCTCAGTGCACCGACCACCAATTCTTCTCTCCCCACCACCGCCTGCTTTTCCAGAGTGCTCGACCCTCCTCCCCCtaccacacacacacacaccacaAGACATTTTTTCATGggcaaaatgaattaaaaataacataaggCATATCCCATTTTGGGGATGGTCGGTTCattagaatttttattttgaaaaaagagagCTTCAAATGTGAAATGTTTGGTTTTGGTGGAAAGTTGCAAGTGCTGAGCACGTGTATTCTGAAGTTAAGTTACTTTACCTATTGGGGATATGGACTCTCCTCCTGCTTCATCACCATCACCATTATCTTGCCCTATCTTGTTTCCGCCACGTAACATTCCTTTTCTACTAAAATTCCTCTGTATTTTccatatattacaaatattatttccAATGGTTAATTCTTATTTCAATAACGTCTTTAATACGtcaaattttctacttttttttctttccagtaaaaataaaaagaaaagaaaaactcactGAAATTCTTGAATTGTGAGAAATTTCCTTGTTGGAAAGATTGTCCATATCGATGATGAAGCTATCAGATTTTGTATTGTACTGAAATCTGTTTGTTTCATCGGAAATCACTGACTTTTCTAACCCACTATTCACCTCTGCAGGAGTAATAATAACACCCTGAgcgaaagaataaaaaacacGATTCAACGTACAAATGGTTAAAAGGATAAAAGATTATTACGcaggaaaattaaaaatataaggtTATATGGGAAACAAGCAAGattaataaattgattatGACACAAAATCCAATGGAACAGTTGAAAAGCGtaaataattagtttagagaatgaaaaacaaaaaaaaaaaaaaaggaagaaaaagctTACCGACTTTGGAATGTCCGCCAATTCCATTGAaggaaagaaattaagaagaagaggTTGAAGAAATGGGGCACtgaatgaatgaaagaaagaagtcAAGAAGAGTTGTGTTTTGAATGGATGTGGTATATTAGTTAGGTTAATGAAAAGACAAGGAAACGAACCTTTGGAAGAACCTTGTTGATCGTCTTTCTTTTGCTGTAAATTGCTACAATCAATAGATATAGATACGAAGACGACTTACAGTATTCTTTCTGAAAGAAATGATCCGAAATCCGATGGGTTTTGAAATTGAGTGGGGTTGAGCAAGTTGAAGACGAAGAcgattctttttatataatcGCCGATGAAGAACAGAGGAAAAGGAGAAGCAGAATGAATTGGGAAATTAGAAGACTTcgcctctctctctctctctctctctctctctctatctctatattatattatgtgactaaaattgaagacataggatagttttttctaatttactttatttaggAAAACAAGCAATTTTACCGAACACAACAATTGAATTGGGAAATGGGAAATTTTGTAATAGGTGAGGAAATCTTGTCATACTATCTCCCTTCTTTTAAACCTACATTTTTATcacaaaataaatcttaaaataacaaagtttcacattttaattttcattagcTACTAACTTGTTTTCACTCCGAACCAAATGGTtacaaaccaaatttaaaaactaaattgttactaagagattaaaataaatatataacatacatactttttttaaaatgtagcATTTAAGGTTGGCTTAAGAGGACGTTTGAGATATAATTATTGTAACTCTAAGTTATTATAGTAAGGTAAGGGAGAAACACGTAAAGATTTAgggagaaaaggaagaaagaggGGGGAAATTGTGTTTTGTATAAAATGGACCCAGAAAGAGTTGGCGTTGCAATAATTGTTGAAGGGAAGGTTAGGAAAGATAGGAAGAAGCATATGGAATGGCAACAAATTGAGACTTGAAATAATCTGTCttaattcttcttcctttctttagTTTCAATCATAAGTTTGGGAGATTTAAACAACCTTATCTAATATAAGTAACCCCAAGCTACCTTACCAaacattatcaaaatatatatcaactaTACCATATGCCTTCAACTTAATTAAGATGTTGAAACTTCATCTTCCCTCTTTATAAACATTGTtgtattcaaataattaaaataacaaaatttctaaaaaaaatatcacgaCCACAAACTATTATCTACATCAATTTGTATTAGCTTAAACATATATAGTAGTCTATATTAGTATATTATGAACCATTGTAAATAGATGatgatattttcttatattttataaatatttgatttgattttgtgattttgaaCTATTCAAATAAATAGTTGGTTATTATAACTTTAGACTATTTTGGTTATGCGGTGcaaattgttttagtttgaataataataacatatatttattgtataattaaagataataaaatagtatttattgtAACTCGGGTTCGGGATGggaaatatattcaaatagtCAAATTGGGTTTGGTCAAATTTGAGAGATGAGTTGATTTTGCTTCATATGTCACGTAGTATGAATTAAAGAGAGAAACGTGTATGTTGAATTAGGTTAATAAATGCAATCataatgtaataaaaataaaagaaagcaagTCCAGGGAGGTGTGTCCGTTTGGGACTTTAGAAATAGCGTAGTAGTTGTGTATTTTTAGCCTAATCGGCTTAATTAGGTGCTCTTTCAACTTTATggatctaaaataaaataaataaaagttggcCTCTTTAACTTGTTTTTAGCTCAAAACAATagtgttgtttttctttaattaaacttttacttcttgtttttgaattgattagagttaattttttattattttatacctTTAAAATATTGGATAAATATTAACTACAAAATGACATCATGGATCTTTTTAGCCACACAttcaatttgtaatttttgaagtttaattaCTTCTCCGTTttgttttatagaaaataCAGAATAAGAGCAATGACTAAAGCTTAGAGTCTAATTATgtttatagtaattttttctctcttaaaaATGGCAATTTAAATCATGTGGGattggttattattattattgtttttttaatctttcacaTAGTTACTAAAATAgtatttcttaatttctttttgtcttttgttttgtttttattgatacATCCctcacaattttattttcttcaccTTCCAGAATTTGATatgatatagttttttttcctatattGTTGATGGAATATCACATCTAAAAGAATATTGATAACATTTTGTAACTTAAACTTGGCACAAGGTTCATAcataaacattaaatattGATGTGACAACTACAaatgtaataattaagtccaaaGTATTGATCAATTTACtacaatttaaaagaatttttgaatacaacaaaatataggTCTAATTTTAAGAGTCCAAACAATTGTAATTATCCAAtattaatgaatttaatttaagtgaCATTTGTTAATAACCATTAAGATTCTAACACTTTCCTAatgtattatattaaaaaaaaaaaaaaaaagcaatctTCGTctcataataaaaatatattttttcatttgtcaaCCCTTTCACCTTTCGGCatgattatttttaagaatacaAATTAGAAAGAGATTAGAGTCTAATTTTGATGATACATATCTAATggacaaaatcaaaatgataataataataaaattacgTCATTCTCAACCACCAAACTAAAAGAACCAACACTTGTCAATTCTCAAAGGAGTTTAGAATAGGATTTAAGAGAGAACCAAAAAACTGTCA
This DNA window, taken from Cucumis sativus cultivar 9930 chromosome 6, Cucumber_9930_V3, whole genome shotgun sequence, encodes the following:
- the LOC101208609 gene encoding tyrosyl-DNA phosphodiesterase 1 isoform X2 — protein: MARLQVGYLVPLDKNLEVDNSGLKIRLSEGPNSIGRSNVLVSEKRISRKHITLTTSTDGSAKLLVEGTNPVVINSGDGRKKLGPRESVIIRDGDVIELIPGHYPFKYASHCFNSRPGSEDLGQKRVRQVAHDKISERVAKRAEMGSPLENMQSGSSQSKEANSVEAIRNFHIPDDRLPMTFRLLSVKGLPPWANTSCVRITDIIQGDILFAVLSNYMVDIDWLIPACPALAKVPQVLVIHGEGDGTLDNMKRKKPANWILHKPPLPISFGTHHSKAIFLVYPRGIRMVVHTANLIYVDWNNKSQGLWMQDFPWKDQNSSSRGCAFEDDLVDYLSALKWPEFPASFPGHGNFNINPYFFRKFDYSKAAVRLIASVPGYHTGRYLKKWGHMKLRSVLQECIFDKEFQRSPLVYQFSSLGSLNEKWMAEFAASLSSGFTPDKTPLGLGEPLIVWPTVEDVRCSLEGYAAGSAVPSPLKNVEKGFLTKYWAKWNSFHSGRCHAMPHIKTFARYNGQKLAQAAWGALQKNNSQLMIRSYELGVLFLPQKRNDYSFSCTKNGGSAQNKSTVSRPSETLEGKTELVTLAWQENKKRESLSEVIQLPIPYELPPQPYGPEDVPWSWERRYTQKDVHGAVWPRQF
- the LOC101208609 gene encoding tyrosyl-DNA phosphodiesterase 1 isoform X1, with protein sequence MARLQVGYLVPLDKNLEVDNSGLKIRLSEGPNSIGRSNVLVSEKRISRKHITLTTSTDGSAKLLVEGTNPVVINSGDGRKKLGPRESVIIRDGDVIELIPGHYPFKYASHCFNSRPGSEDLGQKRVRQVAHDKISERVAKRAEMGSPLENMQSGSSQSKEANSVEAIRNFHIPDDRLPMTFRLLSVKGLPPWANTSCVRITDIIQGDILFAVLSNYMVDIDWLIPACPALAKVPQVLVIHGEGDGTLDNMKRKKPANWILHKPPLPISFGTHHSKAIFLVYPRGIRMVVHTANLIYVDWNNKSQGLWMQDFPWKDQNSSSRGCAFEDDLVDYLSALKWPEFPASFPGHGNFNINPYFFRKFDYSKAAVRLIASVPGYHTGRYLKKWGHMKLRSVLQECIFDKEFQRSPLVYQFSSLGSLNEKWMAEFAASLSSGFTPDKTPLGLGEPLIVWPTVEDVRCSLEGYAAGSAVPSPLKNVEKGFLTKYWAKWNSFHSGRCHAMPHIKTFARYNGQKLAWLVLTSSNLSQAAWGALQKNNSQLMIRSYELGVLFLPQKRNDYSFSCTKNGGSAQNKSTVSRPSETLEGKTELVTLAWQENKKRESLSEVIQLPIPYELPPQPYGPEDVPWSWERRYTQKDVHGAVWPRQF
- the LOC105435952 gene encoding uncharacterized protein LOC105435952 — its product is MELADIPKSGVIITPAEVNSGLEKSVISDETNRFQYNTKSDSFIIDMDNLSNKEISHNSRISRNFSRKGMLRGGNKIGQDNGDGDEAGGESISPIGGGGSSTLEKQAVVGREELVVGALSHETAISSTQRSSGAEKLSMRRNSFKRSTQPCSWYLDPRKIFLFCATLSCVGTMLLIYLTFSSGLLKVEESESGS